From a region of the Paenibacillus sp. FSL R10-2734 genome:
- the nagE gene encoding N-acetylglucosamine-specific PTS transporter subunit IIBC — translation MLAFLQKLGKSLMLPVATMPAAAILQGFGLLDYEKDLHLGSAVGGFLNQYFAPFLNAGAGAIFGNLALIFAVGVAIGFAKDAVAALSAVIAYMVLTKILAIVPLQFSFIHDDVVLNMGVLGGILTGAWAAFLYKKYHNIKMPDWLGFFAGKRFVPIITAASTMVLAVLIGMIWSPVQDVISDFGNWVVSLGAVGAFIFGTANRLLIPIGLHHVLNTIAWFQIGDFTNAAGELVHGDLYRFFAGDKTAGMFMTGFFPIMMFALPGAALAFIHTAKPEKRKMVASIFIGSAIASFLTGITEPLEFSFMFLAPVLYLVHALLTGFSMALMYILDVKLGFGFSAGLIDYLVNMKLSTNAWILIPVGLCFFVLYYVLFRFIITKFKLKTPGREDDEEALVAPTGGNATGSAASSKAAQILEHIGGPSNIENIDACITRLRLIVKDEKAVKDSALKQLGASGVMRLGQGAVQIVFGPKSEQYKEEIEKLL, via the coding sequence ATGTTGGCTTTTCTACAAAAATTAGGTAAGTCGCTAATGCTTCCAGTCGCTACCATGCCAGCGGCAGCTATTCTTCAAGGGTTTGGTTTGCTTGACTACGAGAAAGATTTGCATCTAGGATCAGCGGTCGGAGGATTCTTGAACCAATATTTTGCTCCATTTCTAAACGCCGGAGCGGGTGCTATCTTCGGAAATCTTGCATTGATCTTCGCTGTAGGGGTTGCCATTGGATTTGCCAAGGACGCTGTAGCAGCCTTGTCAGCAGTAATTGCATACATGGTACTAACTAAGATTCTGGCTATCGTACCACTTCAATTCTCCTTTATTCATGATGATGTAGTGCTGAATATGGGTGTGCTTGGTGGTATTTTAACGGGGGCTTGGGCGGCATTTCTGTATAAGAAATATCACAATATCAAGATGCCAGATTGGCTTGGATTCTTTGCAGGTAAACGTTTTGTTCCAATCATTACCGCAGCATCCACGATGGTCCTTGCAGTATTAATTGGGATGATCTGGAGTCCTGTACAAGATGTAATTAGTGATTTCGGAAACTGGGTTGTATCTTTGGGAGCTGTAGGAGCTTTCATCTTTGGTACAGCTAACCGCTTATTGATTCCGATTGGGCTTCACCACGTACTTAATACAATCGCTTGGTTCCAAATTGGTGACTTTACGAATGCAGCTGGTGAATTAGTACACGGTGACTTGTATCGTTTCTTCGCTGGAGACAAAACTGCTGGGATGTTTATGACAGGCTTCTTCCCAATCATGATGTTTGCACTTCCAGGTGCAGCGCTTGCGTTTATTCATACAGCTAAACCAGAAAAACGGAAAATGGTTGCTTCCATCTTCATCGGTTCCGCTATCGCTTCTTTCTTAACAGGGATTACTGAACCACTGGAGTTCTCCTTTATGTTCTTGGCACCAGTGTTGTACTTAGTGCATGCTTTACTAACTGGTTTCTCAATGGCGTTAATGTACATTCTAGATGTTAAGCTTGGTTTCGGTTTCTCCGCTGGTTTGATTGACTATCTAGTGAACATGAAGCTATCCACCAATGCATGGATTCTTATCCCTGTAGGTCTGTGCTTCTTCGTTCTTTACTACGTGCTGTTCCGATTTATCATCACGAAGTTCAAGCTTAAGACTCCGGGTCGTGAAGATGATGAAGAAGCACTTGTAGCACCAACTGGAGGTAACGCAACAGGCTCAGCTGCTTCTTCTAAGGCTGCTCAAATTCTTGAGCACATCGGCGGACCTTCAAACATCGAGAATATCGATGCTTGTATTACACGCCTTCGTCTGATCGTTAAAGACGAGAAAGCCGTTAAAGATTCCGCACTGAAACAACTCGGTGCTTCCGGTGTGATGAGACTTGGTCAAGGTGCTGTACAAATCGTATTTGGTCCGAAATCGGAGCAATACAAAGAGGAAATTGAGAAGTTACTGTAA
- a CDS encoding PTS glucose transporter subunit IIA encodes MFWKTKKEEKHTGHTIEIMAPISGEAVSLTEVPDETFAGGHMGSGIAIKPSEGILKAPFDGTVAHIVKSSHAVILEHSSGLQLLLHIGIDTVSLKGNGFVSHIASGDQVKAGQTLIEFDLDVIRAAGCDTISPVIVTSTEETPPQVDGHYGQVTAGQDLILTVASK; translated from the coding sequence ATGTTTTGGAAAACAAAAAAAGAAGAGAAACATACTGGACATACAATTGAAATTATGGCACCAATCAGCGGAGAGGCAGTTTCATTAACAGAGGTTCCGGATGAAACCTTTGCTGGTGGGCATATGGGTAGCGGAATTGCAATAAAACCATCCGAGGGAATCCTAAAAGCTCCTTTTGATGGCACAGTTGCTCATATCGTGAAATCAAGTCATGCAGTTATTCTGGAACATTCCTCCGGTCTGCAATTGCTGTTACATATCGGAATCGACACTGTCAGCTTAAAGGGCAACGGATTTGTAAGTCATATTGCCTCTGGAGATCAAGTGAAAGCAGGTCAAACCCTAATCGAATTTGATCTGGACGTTATTCGCGCAGCAGGTTGTGACACAATTTCGCCTGTAATCGTGACTAGTACGGAGGAAACGCCACCTCAAGTGGACGGACATTATGGTCAGGTTACAGCAGGACAGGATCTAATTCTTACCGTGGCTTCAAAGTAA
- a CDS encoding PRD domain-containing protein, producing MSLSREIEQFQVQRVIGNNVVMVQGSKNGKEYVIIGKGIGFAVKGSGVIEGNDPRIEKLFRLEDREAWSQYQILLEDIDPKVMRITDEIIADIQSQFPDKLNDKIYLALPSHIQFTIYRLRNGMDIINPFLQETKMSFPKEFDIAYKASEKINAEFQVQIPEDEVGFLTYHVYSAVSNVSVGQLVKASNIVSELLDMIQQERNITFEHGSMNHIRLMIHLRFSLERILKGSLIDNPFVKHIKKEYKEEYKLSQKLGKVMQGSLGVDIPEEELCFLAMHLHRLFQTLERKN from the coding sequence ATGAGCTTGTCGCGGGAGATCGAGCAATTTCAAGTACAGCGTGTGATTGGGAACAACGTTGTAATGGTTCAGGGAAGCAAGAACGGCAAGGAATATGTCATCATTGGCAAAGGTATTGGTTTTGCTGTAAAAGGTTCAGGTGTGATTGAAGGAAACGATCCTCGTATTGAGAAATTGTTTCGTCTAGAAGATCGCGAAGCCTGGAGCCAGTATCAAATTTTGTTGGAAGACATAGATCCCAAAGTGATGAGAATAACTGATGAAATAATTGCTGATATCCAAAGTCAATTTCCTGACAAATTAAACGACAAGATTTATTTGGCACTCCCGAGCCACATTCAGTTCACCATTTACCGTCTGCGCAACGGGATGGATATTATTAATCCCTTTTTACAAGAAACCAAAATGTCCTTCCCGAAGGAATTTGATATCGCTTACAAGGCATCGGAGAAAATCAATGCTGAATTTCAGGTGCAAATTCCCGAAGACGAGGTTGGGTTTCTAACTTATCATGTGTACTCAGCAGTTAGTAATGTATCGGTGGGTCAGTTGGTAAAAGCATCTAATATTGTAAGTGAACTTCTAGATATGATTCAGCAAGAACGGAATATAACTTTTGAGCATGGCAGTATGAATCATATTCGATTAATGATCCATTTACGGTTTTCACTGGAACGTATTTTGAAGGGATCACTAATAGATAATCCATTTGTGAAACATATTAAGAAGGAATACAAAGAAGAATATAAGTTATCTCAAAAGCTCGGTAAAGTGATGCAAGGATCACTTGGTGTAGATATCCCGGAAGAAGAGCTGTGTTTTCTGGCAATGCACTTACACCGATTATTTCAAACCTTAGAGAGAAAAAACTAA
- a CDS encoding DivIVA domain-containing protein, whose translation MDEHMKRRLDKQRKLFSQLGITLDALTIHEKEFSMKLRGYDAEEVDTFLDSVIKDYERFYATIADLMDKWQEQQLEMRELKSETKATEVIQVPVLRGIDPKDLEEVILKLETNVRQLKDKLPQIESYL comes from the coding sequence ATGGATGAACATATGAAACGTCGATTGGACAAACAACGCAAGCTATTTAGCCAACTTGGCATCACACTAGATGCTCTAACCATACATGAAAAAGAATTCAGTATGAAGCTTCGCGGTTACGATGCGGAGGAAGTTGATACATTTCTAGATAGTGTAATCAAGGATTACGAGCGTTTCTATGCGACGATCGCTGATCTGATGGATAAATGGCAAGAACAGCAGCTAGAAATGCGAGAATTAAAATCAGAAACCAAAGCCACAGAGGTTATACAAGTTCCAGTACTTCGAGGCATCGATCCAAAGGATTTAGAAGAGGTTATTCTAAAACTGGAGACGAATGTGCGTCAGCTTAAAGATAAGCTTCCCCAAATCGAAAGCTATTTATAA
- a CDS encoding helix-turn-helix transcriptional regulator: protein MAFMIAQRAFIKVYLITMVEQHRGYGYQMLEDLRRDFKAHGYSPPQSEIYRALHELVQQGILYRTKQLKGNDPRVDFQEIVLYHFTSDGEEKAKLYKKQVKTDLDRCLGILNKAVADNF from the coding sequence ATGGCGTTTATGATTGCTCAACGGGCTTTTATCAAGGTGTATCTTATAACGATGGTAGAACAACACCGCGGGTACGGATACCAAATGCTTGAGGATTTACGTCGAGATTTCAAGGCACATGGTTATTCCCCTCCACAGAGCGAAATCTATCGCGCCTTACATGAGTTAGTACAGCAAGGGATTTTATACCGAACTAAACAGCTAAAAGGGAATGACCCGAGGGTGGATTTTCAGGAAATTGTCTTGTACCATTTTACTTCTGATGGAGAAGAGAAAGCGAAGCTATATAAGAAGCAGGTGAAGACGGATCTTGATCGCTGCCTAGGTATTTTGAACAAGGCGGTTGCGGATAACTTCTAG
- a CDS encoding Ger(x)C family spore germination protein: MCKNKYLIRNWTSKLLILSFFFFLSGCWDSKNITELSLVVGEAIDQGDEAPMERILNEKGGGYRKQNMITITWQIVIPKIAASKSTSADQKPYKNHSISGDMIHQFAREASLESKPLFNQHQKMFVFGEKLVRSMDLQTLLDQHFRDNEVRESGLVLVARGLAKDTLETKGSEIPVDRLVQISKNQYRNTRILPPMTIQNIMGKISTRSSFLVQSVVASQGEVKFAGAAVFKGETNKLIGFLSEEELEGLTWLTGKSKGGVVKTLDEPDQPFIIYELESLKSRIRPNVAGNKISFHVEIESVGRLTEDWRKKVNYFEDEFLQSAEKAAEEEVIRHVDMILKAMQKKYGVEVAGFGNQVRIHYPKVWQNVKHNWDEEFRKISVTYNVKLKINDYGLRRMKK, translated from the coding sequence ATGTGCAAAAATAAATACCTGATCAGAAATTGGACTTCAAAGCTGCTCATTTTGTCTTTTTTCTTTTTTTTGAGCGGCTGTTGGGACAGTAAAAACATTACGGAATTGTCGTTAGTTGTCGGCGAAGCCATAGATCAAGGTGATGAAGCGCCAATGGAAAGAATATTGAATGAAAAGGGCGGCGGTTACCGTAAACAAAATATGATCACAATAACCTGGCAAATCGTTATTCCAAAAATTGCCGCATCAAAAAGCACCTCTGCAGACCAAAAACCATACAAAAATCATTCCATTTCAGGGGATATGATTCACCAATTTGCGAGAGAAGCTTCACTTGAATCAAAACCGTTATTTAATCAGCATCAAAAAATGTTCGTATTCGGGGAAAAGCTGGTGCGCAGTATGGATTTGCAGACGCTACTCGACCAGCATTTTCGCGATAATGAGGTTAGAGAAAGTGGCCTTGTTCTAGTCGCCAGAGGACTTGCGAAAGATACACTGGAGACTAAAGGGTCAGAAATTCCTGTGGATCGCCTTGTCCAAATTTCCAAAAATCAATACAGAAATACAAGGATATTGCCGCCGATGACTATACAAAATATTATGGGGAAAATATCCACTCGCTCCAGCTTCCTGGTCCAGAGCGTAGTTGCCTCACAAGGGGAAGTGAAATTTGCGGGAGCCGCTGTGTTTAAAGGAGAGACCAACAAGCTAATCGGCTTTCTGAGCGAAGAGGAGTTGGAAGGATTGACATGGCTGACGGGGAAGAGTAAAGGAGGGGTGGTCAAGACGTTGGATGAGCCGGATCAGCCATTTATTATTTATGAGTTGGAATCACTTAAGAGCCGTATTCGACCGAACGTAGCGGGCAACAAGATATCATTTCACGTCGAAATTGAATCGGTTGGCCGATTAACCGAGGACTGGCGTAAAAAAGTGAATTATTTCGAAGATGAATTCCTTCAATCGGCGGAAAAAGCGGCAGAAGAAGAAGTCATTCGACATGTCGACATGATTCTAAAAGCTATGCAAAAAAAGTATGGCGTAGAGGTTGCTGGGTTTGGCAATCAAGTGCGAATCCATTATCCAAAAGTGTGGCAAAATGTGAAACACAACTGGGATGAGGAGTTCAGGAAAATCTCTGTGACGTATAACGTGAAACTTAAAATAAACGACTATGGCTTGAGACGTATGAAAAAGTAA
- a CDS encoding GerAB/ArcD/ProY family transporter, giving the protein MYRTKHGKGKTQWKGNDRMIHPNDRITTPQAAVILANILLGVGFLTLPRVLAEKMMTPDGWITVIAGGIISFGFGLIMVKLSQRFPGKTFFEYSQFITGKWVGWALNLVLIIYFALFAGYEIRDMSEIIKYFLLEQTPKEFIILVFMCVGVYLTAGGMNPIARMLELILPFTLIVIIFSFSLSLKLFEIDNLRPVLGWGLGPVLKGLPETWRSFAGIETILFVTAFMSRPEKAGKALLAGIGISVFIYLLTVITVMGGIPFEQVATLMWPTISIVRSYELTGFFLERYESLLIVVRLVQVFAGYVIYHYIVAVGISQTFNKEYHRYLYIVLPVIFLIAMYPKSMNQLNEFGDVIGKIFLGIICLVAPALLLITLLRRISHVQK; this is encoded by the coding sequence ATGTACAGGACCAAACACGGCAAAGGGAAGACCCAATGGAAAGGAAATGATCGCATGATCCATCCGAATGACCGCATTACGACACCTCAAGCTGCTGTTATCTTAGCCAATATCCTTTTGGGTGTGGGCTTTCTGACCTTACCGAGAGTTTTGGCGGAAAAGATGATGACACCAGACGGATGGATTACTGTGATAGCAGGAGGCATCATCTCGTTTGGTTTCGGGTTGATTATGGTTAAACTCAGTCAGCGGTTTCCTGGGAAAACTTTTTTCGAATATAGCCAATTCATAACGGGAAAATGGGTGGGGTGGGCACTAAATCTCGTTCTAATCATTTACTTTGCACTCTTTGCTGGATATGAAATCCGTGATATGTCAGAGATTATCAAGTATTTCTTGCTTGAACAAACTCCGAAAGAGTTCATTATCCTTGTCTTTATGTGCGTTGGTGTATATCTTACCGCCGGCGGGATGAATCCCATCGCTCGAATGCTCGAATTAATTCTACCATTCACTTTAATTGTTATTATATTTAGTTTTTCGTTAAGCTTAAAACTATTTGAGATCGATAATTTGCGTCCGGTGTTGGGTTGGGGGCTTGGTCCCGTTCTCAAAGGATTACCCGAAACATGGAGATCCTTTGCAGGAATTGAAACTATATTATTCGTTACAGCCTTTATGAGCAGGCCTGAAAAAGCTGGCAAAGCACTATTGGCCGGTATCGGGATTTCTGTGTTCATTTATTTGCTTACTGTAATAACTGTCATGGGAGGCATTCCATTTGAACAGGTTGCGACCTTGATGTGGCCTACGATTTCCATCGTCCGTTCTTATGAACTTACCGGTTTTTTTCTCGAACGATATGAATCCTTGCTAATTGTGGTTCGATTAGTACAAGTATTTGCCGGGTATGTCATTTACCATTACATCGTTGCTGTTGGAATCTCACAAACTTTTAATAAGGAGTATCATCGATACTTATATATCGTTCTACCTGTGATTTTCCTGATAGCCATGTATCCGAAAAGCATGAATCAGCTGAATGAATTCGGTGATGTGATTGGCAAAATCTTTCTGGGTATCATTTGTCTAGTAGCACCGGCACTTCTTCTTATCACTTTGCTAAGGAGGATATCACATGTGCAAAAATAA
- a CDS encoding spore germination protein translates to MWRMILEFLSDWDTLLWASLSFFIPFISSKVFGWFFEKDQSNRDWNKENKAMLASNPVLGPNNLPRKLWKDWPPTDTLGENLNTNLTILTEQLGDNSDFFIRKFNIGSTDIRAAIVYINKISDIKTIQEYVLKPLMLDLSNTDVLKLDVSYDFKHYIKDHVLPLCTISETQFLYEVIEKLLAGSTALLIDGISGGLVLGTGSTAPQNFEEPASEALVRGPKIGFVNSLDENISLLRTRASDPNLRMLKCQVGERNKKNLVISYVDGVADPDLVDEVKRRIASIKIDDPLDSGYIEQLIEDNFMSPFPQVQSTERPDRVIASLLEGRVAILTDGTSYVSIVPVTFSMLLQSPEDYYVRWIPASLVRLLRFFAAFIALLGPAIYISFLSFHQGLIPTKLAISMAGTREGVPFPPFLEALIMEVVIEILREAGLRLPKPVGQTVGLVGGLVIGQAAVEAGIASPLMVIVVSLTAISSFAIPQYDAGIALRMLRFVAMFSAALLGIYGVVMFTLFLCIHFVKLKNFGIPYASPLVPYRLNDWKDFLIRAPLSMMKLRPKMMNVQDQTRQREDPMERK, encoded by the coding sequence ATGTGGCGTATGATTTTGGAATTTCTCTCAGATTGGGATACACTCTTATGGGCATCTCTATCATTTTTTATTCCATTTATTTCCTCAAAAGTATTTGGTTGGTTTTTTGAAAAGGACCAGTCCAATAGAGATTGGAACAAAGAAAACAAGGCAATGTTAGCGAGTAATCCCGTTCTAGGCCCAAATAACTTGCCTCGGAAGCTTTGGAAGGATTGGCCACCGACTGACACTTTGGGTGAAAATTTAAATACTAATTTAACTATTTTAACTGAACAACTAGGTGACAACTCAGATTTTTTCATCCGAAAATTTAATATCGGAAGTACAGATATTCGCGCAGCAATCGTATATATAAATAAAATATCCGATATAAAGACTATCCAAGAGTATGTTCTAAAACCGTTAATGCTGGATCTTAGTAATACTGATGTTTTAAAACTGGACGTTAGCTACGATTTCAAACATTACATTAAAGATCATGTATTGCCGCTTTGCACAATAAGCGAAACACAATTCTTATATGAGGTCATTGAGAAGCTGTTGGCAGGGTCAACAGCTTTGCTTATAGATGGCATTTCCGGCGGATTGGTCCTCGGAACTGGATCCACAGCTCCGCAGAATTTCGAAGAACCAGCTTCGGAAGCGCTTGTGCGTGGACCCAAGATCGGTTTTGTCAACTCATTGGACGAGAATATCTCTCTTTTGCGCACGAGGGCATCTGATCCAAATTTGCGAATGTTGAAATGCCAAGTTGGAGAACGGAACAAGAAAAATTTGGTCATTTCTTATGTGGATGGAGTTGCCGATCCGGACTTGGTTGATGAAGTGAAACGAAGAATTGCGAGTATCAAGATCGATGACCCGCTTGATTCCGGGTATATTGAACAGTTAATTGAGGATAACTTCATGTCACCATTTCCCCAGGTGCAAAGTACAGAACGACCGGATAGAGTCATAGCTTCACTTCTGGAGGGCAGAGTAGCCATTCTAACGGACGGAACCTCCTATGTTTCCATAGTTCCAGTAACGTTCAGCATGCTTTTGCAATCACCAGAAGATTATTATGTTCGTTGGATTCCGGCATCTTTGGTTCGTCTTTTGCGCTTTTTTGCGGCATTCATAGCTTTACTCGGACCGGCCATTTATATTTCCTTCTTATCTTTTCATCAAGGTTTGATTCCGACCAAACTTGCTATTTCCATGGCGGGAACTCGTGAGGGAGTTCCCTTTCCGCCATTTTTAGAAGCATTAATTATGGAAGTCGTTATTGAAATCTTGCGTGAAGCAGGACTTCGTTTGCCCAAACCCGTCGGGCAGACAGTTGGACTTGTCGGGGGCTTGGTTATTGGACAAGCTGCCGTTGAAGCAGGCATCGCCAGTCCTCTAATGGTCATTGTTGTTTCCTTAACCGCGATCTCATCGTTTGCCATTCCCCAATATGATGCAGGAATCGCCCTGCGAATGCTGCGTTTTGTTGCCATGTTTTCGGCGGCACTACTTGGGATCTACGGTGTTGTCATGTTTACCCTTTTTCTCTGTATCCATTTTGTCAAACTAAAAAATTTTGGAATACCTTATGCCTCGCCCTTAGTTCCATATCGCCTAAATGATTGGAAAGACTTTTTGATACGCGCTCCCCTCTCGATGATGAAATTGCGGCCGAAGATGATGAATGTACAGGACCAAACACGGCAAAGGGAAGACCCAATGGAAAGGAAATGA
- a CDS encoding ABC-three component system protein: protein MDQNSEAIDFIDYTREALKEKIILHEFNIDRKIMLNNSQKVKGLIDLYKIYCSKITRIYSEFDMQGKNKSLSVFNKLSLFYAEKLLNDGLNEKQIFLKIINRTVTHIRMSQNYRELPDKELEQCVSRIVLDLYRIVKKYSFVRLAFFIGYCSRKPLIRSKPRFIRTYERFFIMNISLNTWLNNLIG from the coding sequence TTGGATCAGAATAGTGAGGCAATTGATTTTATTGACTATACGCGAGAAGCGCTAAAAGAAAAAATTATTCTACATGAATTTAACATTGATCGTAAAATTATGTTAAATAACTCGCAAAAGGTAAAAGGTTTAATAGATTTGTATAAAATCTATTGTTCGAAAATAACAAGGATTTATAGTGAGTTTGATATGCAGGGTAAAAACAAAAGTTTATCCGTTTTCAATAAACTATCTTTATTCTATGCAGAAAAATTATTAAACGATGGTTTAAATGAAAAACAAATTTTTCTGAAAATAATTAATAGAACAGTTACTCATATACGTATGAGTCAAAATTATAGAGAGTTACCCGATAAGGAGCTAGAACAATGTGTGTCAAGGATTGTATTAGATTTATACAGGATCGTTAAAAAATATTCTTTCGTTAGATTGGCTTTTTTTATCGGATATTGCAGTCGTAAACCTCTCATTAGAAGCAAACCTAGATTTATTAGGACTTATGAGAGGTTTTTTATTATGAATATAAGTTTAAATACTTGGCTAAACAATCTGATCGGTTGA